A single genomic interval of Antechinus flavipes isolate AdamAnt ecotype Samford, QLD, Australia chromosome 1, AdamAnt_v2, whole genome shotgun sequence harbors:
- the RNF19A gene encoding E3 ubiquitin-protein ligase RNF19A isoform X2, protein MNPDFDSVIMSILDMSLHRQMGSDRDLQSSASSVSLPSVKKAPKKRSFRSFLFRKKKDTKRKSRDLNGGVDGIASIESIHSEICTDKNTVFSTYTSNDNGTIINSKQNGEFMECPLCLLRHSKERFPDIMTCHHRSCVDCLRQYLRIEISESRVNIRCPECTERFNPHDIRLILSDHILMEKYEEFMLRRWLVADPDCRWCPAPDCGYAVIAFGCASCPKLTCGREGCGTEFCYHCKQIWHPNQTCDAARQERAQSLRLRTIRSSSISYSQESGAAADDIKPCPRCAAYIIKMNDGSCNHMTCAVCGCEFCWLCMKEISDLHYLSPSGCTFWGKKPWSRKKKILWQLGTLVGAPVGIALIAGIAIPAMIIGIPVYVGRKIHNRYEGKDISKHKRNLAIAGGVTLSVIVSPVVAAVTVGIGVPIMLAYVYGVVPISLCRSGGCGVSAGNGKGVRIEFDDENDINIGGTNIAVDATSVAEARHNPSIGEGSVGGLTGSLSASGSHMDRIGAIRDNLSETASTMALAGASITGSLSGSAMVNCFNREGNSMEVQVDIESKPAKFRHNSGSSSVEDGSSALGRGHAGGSSGGVPEGKSNATKLSKETASKKPKGKLRKKSSMKINETREDMDAQLLEQQSTNSSEFDSPSLSDSIPSVADSHSSHFSEFSCSDLESMKTSCSHGSNDYHTRFATVSILPEVENDRLENSPHPNGIPVLTTPAEVPPVSYIAEEHESSVTTASVDLCFGGGLKETNNNDSQQVMELNTTIQTEI, encoded by the exons ATGAACCCTGACTTTGATTCAGTTATAATGAGTATCCTAGACATGAGTTTGCATCGGCAGATGGGGTCAGATCGGGACCTTCAGTCTTCTGCCTCGTCTGTGAGTTTGCCTTCTGTTAAAAAGGCACCCAAAAAAAGGTCCTTTAGGTCATTTCTATTTAGGAAGAAAAAGGATACCAAACGTAAATCAAGGGATCTCAATGGCGGGGTAGATGGAATTGCAAGTATTGAAAGTATACATTCTGAAATATGTACTGATAAGAACACAGTTTTCTCTACATATACCTCTAATGACAATGGAACAATTATCAACAGCAAACAAAATGGAGAGTTTATGGAATGTCCTTTATGCCTTTTGCGGCATTCTAAAGAAAGATTTCCTGATATAATGACTTGTCATCATAGATCTTGTGTGGATTGCCTGCGACAATATCTGAGAATTGAAATCTCTGAAAGTAGAGTTAATATCAGATGCCCAGAATGCACAGAACGATTTAATCCCCATGATATTCGCTTGATATTAAGTGATCATATCTTgatggaaaaatatgaagaatttatgcTTAGACGGTGGCTTGTTGCAGACCCTGACTGTAGGTGGTGCCCAGCTCCGGACTGTGG ATATGCTGTGATAGCATTTGGCTGTGCTAGCTGTCCAAAATTAACTTGTGGACGTGAAGGCTGTGGAACAGAGTTCTGCTACCATTGTAAGCAAATATGGCACCCAAACCAGACCTGTGATGCTGCCCGACAGGAGAGAGCCCAGAGTCTCCGTCTGAGAACAATACGTTCTTCTTCTATTAGTTATAGCCAAGAGTCTGGAGCAGCAG CTGATGATATAAAACCATGTCCACGATGTGCTGCTTACATAATAAAGATGAATGATGGAAGTTGCAATCACATGACATGTGCTGTCTGTGGTTGTGAGTTTTGTTGGTTGTGTATGAAAGAGATCTCAGATTTACATTATTTAAG ccCCTCAGGATGTACTTTTTGGGGAAAGAAGCCTTGGAGCCGTAAGAAGAAAATACTGTGGCAGCTGGGAACACTCGTTGGTGCTCCTGTAGGAATTGCTTTAATAGCTGGCATTGCTATTCCTGCAATGATTATTGGAATCCCTGTCTATGTTGGACGTAAG ATTCATAATCGATATGAAGGCAAGGATATTTCGAAACACAAACGGAATTTGGCCATAGCAGGTGGTGTAACATTGTCTGTAATAGTATCTCCAGTAGTAGCTGCAGTAACTGTAG gcATTGGTGTTCCTATTATGTTGGCTTATGTTTATGGAGTCGTTCCAATATCTCTCTGTCGAAGTGGAGGTTGTGGAGTGTCAGCAGGCAATGGAAAGGGAGTCAGGATTGAatttgatgatgaaaatgatataaatattggTGGAACGAATATAGCAGTAG ATGCCACTTCAGTAGCAGAAGCACGCCACAACCCTAGCATAGGTGAAGGCAGTGTTGGTGGACTGACTGGTAGTTTGAGTGCTAGTGGAAGCCACATGGATCGAATAGGAGCCATTCGAGACAACTTGAGTGAAACAGCCAGCACTATGGCACTAGCCGGAGCTAGTATAACTGGGAGTCTGTCAGGAAGTGCAATGGTCAACTGTTTTAACCG AGAAGGCAATAGTATGGAGGTACAAGTCGATATTGAATCAAAGCCAGCCAAATTCCGACACAATAGTGGAAGCAGTAGCGTGGAAGATGGTAGTAGTGCTCTTGGCCGTGGTCATGCTGGTGGTTCATCTGGTGGTGTGCCAGAAGGTAAATCCAATGCCACTAAGTTGTCCAAAGAAACAGCAAGCAAAAAACCTAAAGGTAAACTGAGGAAAAAGAGTAGCATGAAGATAAATGAGACCAGAGAGGACATGGATGCACAGCTGTTAGAGCAACAGAGCACGAACTCCAGTGAATTTGACTCTCCATCTCTCAGTGACAGCATTCCGTCAGTAGCTGACTCCCACTCGagtcatttttctgaattcagttgCTCTGATTTGGAAAGCATGAAAACTTCTTGTAGTCATGGCTCCAATGATTATCATACACGTTTTGCTACTGTTAGCATTCTTCCTGAAGTAGAAAATGACCGATTGGAAAACTCTCCCCATCCAAATGGCATTCCTGTTCTGACCACCCCTGCTGAAGTTCCACCAGTGAGTTATATTGCTGAAGAGCATGAGAGCAGTGTGACAACTGCCAGTGTAGATCTCTGTTTTGGCGGGGGACTAAAGGAAACAAATAACAATGATTCACAACAGGTTATGGAATTAAATACTACAATTCAGACTGAAATTTAG
- the RNF19A gene encoding E3 ubiquitin-protein ligase RNF19A isoform X1, protein MNPDFDSVIMSILDMSLHRQMGSDRDLQSSASSVSLPSVKKAPKKRSFRSFLFRKKKDTKRKSRDLNGGVDGIASIESIHSEICTDKNTVFSTYTSNDNGTIINSKQNGEFMECPLCLLRHSKERFPDIMTCHHRSCVDCLRQYLRIEISESRVNIRCPECTERFNPHDIRLILSDHILMEKYEEFMLRRWLVADPDCRWCPAPDCGYAVIAFGCASCPKLTCGREGCGTEFCYHCKQIWHPNQTCDAARQERAQSLRLRTIRSSSISYSQESGAAADDIKPCPRCAAYIIKMNDGSCNHMTCAVCGCEFCWLCMKEISDLHYLSPSGCTFWGKKPWSRKKKILWQLGTLVGAPVGIALIAGIAIPAMIIGIPVYVGRKIHNRYEGKDISKHKRNLAIAGGVTLSVIVSPVVAAVTVGIGVPIMLAYVYGVVPISLCRSGGCGVSAGNGKGVRIEFDDENDINIGGTNIAVDATSVAEARHNPSIGEGSVGGLTGSLSASGSHMDRIGAIRDNLSETASTMALAGASITGSLSGSAMVNCFNRLEVQADVQKERYSLSGESGTVSLGTVSDNASTKAMAGSILNSYIPLDKEGNSMEVQVDIESKPAKFRHNSGSSSVEDGSSALGRGHAGGSSGGVPEGKSNATKLSKETASKKPKGKLRKKSSMKINETREDMDAQLLEQQSTNSSEFDSPSLSDSIPSVADSHSSHFSEFSCSDLESMKTSCSHGSNDYHTRFATVSILPEVENDRLENSPHPNGIPVLTTPAEVPPVSYIAEEHESSVTTASVDLCFGGGLKETNNNDSQQVMELNTTIQTEI, encoded by the exons ATGAACCCTGACTTTGATTCAGTTATAATGAGTATCCTAGACATGAGTTTGCATCGGCAGATGGGGTCAGATCGGGACCTTCAGTCTTCTGCCTCGTCTGTGAGTTTGCCTTCTGTTAAAAAGGCACCCAAAAAAAGGTCCTTTAGGTCATTTCTATTTAGGAAGAAAAAGGATACCAAACGTAAATCAAGGGATCTCAATGGCGGGGTAGATGGAATTGCAAGTATTGAAAGTATACATTCTGAAATATGTACTGATAAGAACACAGTTTTCTCTACATATACCTCTAATGACAATGGAACAATTATCAACAGCAAACAAAATGGAGAGTTTATGGAATGTCCTTTATGCCTTTTGCGGCATTCTAAAGAAAGATTTCCTGATATAATGACTTGTCATCATAGATCTTGTGTGGATTGCCTGCGACAATATCTGAGAATTGAAATCTCTGAAAGTAGAGTTAATATCAGATGCCCAGAATGCACAGAACGATTTAATCCCCATGATATTCGCTTGATATTAAGTGATCATATCTTgatggaaaaatatgaagaatttatgcTTAGACGGTGGCTTGTTGCAGACCCTGACTGTAGGTGGTGCCCAGCTCCGGACTGTGG ATATGCTGTGATAGCATTTGGCTGTGCTAGCTGTCCAAAATTAACTTGTGGACGTGAAGGCTGTGGAACAGAGTTCTGCTACCATTGTAAGCAAATATGGCACCCAAACCAGACCTGTGATGCTGCCCGACAGGAGAGAGCCCAGAGTCTCCGTCTGAGAACAATACGTTCTTCTTCTATTAGTTATAGCCAAGAGTCTGGAGCAGCAG CTGATGATATAAAACCATGTCCACGATGTGCTGCTTACATAATAAAGATGAATGATGGAAGTTGCAATCACATGACATGTGCTGTCTGTGGTTGTGAGTTTTGTTGGTTGTGTATGAAAGAGATCTCAGATTTACATTATTTAAG ccCCTCAGGATGTACTTTTTGGGGAAAGAAGCCTTGGAGCCGTAAGAAGAAAATACTGTGGCAGCTGGGAACACTCGTTGGTGCTCCTGTAGGAATTGCTTTAATAGCTGGCATTGCTATTCCTGCAATGATTATTGGAATCCCTGTCTATGTTGGACGTAAG ATTCATAATCGATATGAAGGCAAGGATATTTCGAAACACAAACGGAATTTGGCCATAGCAGGTGGTGTAACATTGTCTGTAATAGTATCTCCAGTAGTAGCTGCAGTAACTGTAG gcATTGGTGTTCCTATTATGTTGGCTTATGTTTATGGAGTCGTTCCAATATCTCTCTGTCGAAGTGGAGGTTGTGGAGTGTCAGCAGGCAATGGAAAGGGAGTCAGGATTGAatttgatgatgaaaatgatataaatattggTGGAACGAATATAGCAGTAG ATGCCACTTCAGTAGCAGAAGCACGCCACAACCCTAGCATAGGTGAAGGCAGTGTTGGTGGACTGACTGGTAGTTTGAGTGCTAGTGGAAGCCACATGGATCGAATAGGAGCCATTCGAGACAACTTGAGTGAAACAGCCAGCACTATGGCACTAGCCGGAGCTAGTATAACTGGGAGTCTGTCAGGAAGTGCAATGGTCAACTGTTTTAACCG GTTGGAAGTACAAGCTGATGTACAGAAAGAGCGGTACAGTCTAAGTGGAGAATCTGGCACAGTCAGTTTGGGAACGGTTAGTGATAATGCCAGTACCAAAGCAATGGCAGGATCCATCCTAAATTCCTACATCCCATTGgacaa AGAAGGCAATAGTATGGAGGTACAAGTCGATATTGAATCAAAGCCAGCCAAATTCCGACACAATAGTGGAAGCAGTAGCGTGGAAGATGGTAGTAGTGCTCTTGGCCGTGGTCATGCTGGTGGTTCATCTGGTGGTGTGCCAGAAGGTAAATCCAATGCCACTAAGTTGTCCAAAGAAACAGCAAGCAAAAAACCTAAAGGTAAACTGAGGAAAAAGAGTAGCATGAAGATAAATGAGACCAGAGAGGACATGGATGCACAGCTGTTAGAGCAACAGAGCACGAACTCCAGTGAATTTGACTCTCCATCTCTCAGTGACAGCATTCCGTCAGTAGCTGACTCCCACTCGagtcatttttctgaattcagttgCTCTGATTTGGAAAGCATGAAAACTTCTTGTAGTCATGGCTCCAATGATTATCATACACGTTTTGCTACTGTTAGCATTCTTCCTGAAGTAGAAAATGACCGATTGGAAAACTCTCCCCATCCAAATGGCATTCCTGTTCTGACCACCCCTGCTGAAGTTCCACCAGTGAGTTATATTGCTGAAGAGCATGAGAGCAGTGTGACAACTGCCAGTGTAGATCTCTGTTTTGGCGGGGGACTAAAGGAAACAAATAACAATGATTCACAACAGGTTATGGAATTAAATACTACAATTCAGACTGAAATTTAG